A genomic segment from Luteolibacter ambystomatis encodes:
- the atpA gene encoding F0F1 ATP synthase subunit alpha encodes MSSILQELEKEIANVATSVNKTNVGVVRQVGDGVARVEGLSDVMLNEMISFPGGVTGIALNLEESEVGVVLLGEYNAIAEGDECSATGKLLSVPVGRATFGRVVNALGAPIDGKGEIAASAQYPMEKIAPGIIKRKSVSVPVQTGIMSIDAMIPIGRGQRELIIGDRATGKTTIAVDTIISQAKQNKLAEQGKLQNFKPLYCIYVAIGQKLSNVARIQKTLEDAGAMEYTTIVSATASDAAAMQFLAPYAGCAIAEYMMDQGEDCLIVFDDLSKHAVAYRQVSLILKRPSGREAYPGDVFYLHSRLLERSARLSDAAGGGSLTALPVIETQAGDVSAYIPTNVISITDGQIYLETDLFYQGIRPAISVGLSVSRVGSAAQTKTIKSVAGTTKLDLAQFRELQAFAQFGSDLDASTKKKIERGQRIVELFKQNQYSPLSMEMESVYLFAMQNGYFDDVAVSDVKRFQKDLGEFFETRKTDLLDKIRNEKPDLKKDATSVGAVKQAIEDFKKGWK; translated from the coding sequence ATGAGCAGCATCCTGCAGGAACTCGAAAAGGAAATCGCGAACGTCGCGACCTCCGTGAACAAAACCAACGTCGGTGTCGTCCGCCAGGTCGGTGACGGCGTGGCCCGCGTGGAAGGGCTTTCCGACGTCATGCTCAACGAGATGATCTCGTTCCCGGGCGGCGTCACCGGCATCGCCCTCAACCTTGAGGAAAGCGAAGTGGGTGTCGTGCTTCTCGGCGAGTACAACGCGATCGCCGAGGGCGACGAGTGCTCCGCCACCGGCAAGCTGCTCTCCGTGCCGGTCGGCCGCGCCACCTTCGGCCGTGTCGTGAACGCCTTGGGCGCTCCGATCGACGGCAAGGGTGAGATTGCCGCTTCCGCCCAGTATCCGATGGAGAAAATCGCGCCGGGCATCATCAAGCGCAAGTCGGTGTCCGTTCCGGTCCAGACCGGCATCATGTCCATCGACGCCATGATCCCGATCGGCCGCGGCCAGCGCGAGCTCATCATCGGTGACCGTGCCACCGGCAAGACCACCATCGCGGTGGACACCATCATTTCCCAAGCCAAGCAGAACAAGCTGGCCGAGCAGGGCAAGCTCCAGAACTTCAAGCCGCTCTACTGCATCTACGTCGCCATCGGCCAGAAGCTCTCGAACGTCGCTCGTATCCAGAAGACCCTCGAGGACGCCGGTGCGATGGAATACACCACCATCGTCTCCGCCACCGCTTCGGACGCAGCCGCCATGCAGTTCCTGGCTCCCTACGCCGGCTGCGCCATCGCGGAATACATGATGGACCAGGGTGAGGACTGCCTCATCGTGTTCGATGACCTTTCCAAGCACGCCGTGGCCTACCGCCAGGTGTCCCTGATCCTGAAGCGCCCGTCCGGCCGCGAAGCGTATCCGGGTGACGTGTTCTACCTCCACTCCCGCCTGCTCGAGCGTTCCGCCCGTCTTTCCGACGCGGCCGGTGGCGGCTCCCTCACCGCCCTCCCGGTCATCGAGACCCAGGCCGGTGACGTGTCCGCCTACATCCCGACCAACGTGATCTCCATCACCGACGGTCAGATCTACCTCGAGACCGACCTCTTCTACCAGGGCATCCGCCCCGCCATCTCGGTGGGTCTCTCGGTGTCCCGCGTGGGTTCCGCCGCCCAGACCAAGACCATCAAGTCCGTCGCCGGCACCACCAAGCTCGACCTCGCCCAGTTCCGCGAGCTCCAGGCCTTCGCTCAGTTCGGTTCCGATCTGGACGCCTCCACCAAGAAGAAGATCGAGCGCGGCCAGCGCATCGTCGAGCTGTTCAAGCAGAACCAGTACTCGCCGCTCTCCATGGAGATGGAGTCCGTCTACCTCTTCGCCATGCAGAACGGCTACTTCGACGATGTTGCCGTGTCCGATGTGAAGCGCTTCCAGAAGGACCTCGGCGAGTTCTTCGAAACCCGCAAGACCGACCTGCTCGACAAGATCCGGAACGAAAAGCCGGACCTCAAGAAGGACGCCACCTCCGTGGGCGCCGTCAAGCAGGCCATCGAAGACTTCAAGAAGGGCTGGAAGTAA
- a CDS encoding ATPase: MEILNLLAEVGLRGNFHVALAAIGAAIGIGLLGSKAAEATGRNPGAAGNILTLSIILAALIEGIVFFSIFLANSAQ, translated from the coding sequence ATGGAAATCCTCAACCTCCTTGCTGAAGTCGGCCTTCGCGGCAACTTCCACGTCGCTCTCGCCGCCATCGGTGCCGCCATCGGTATCGGCCTCCTCGGCTCCAAGGCCGCTGAAGCCACCGGCCGCAACCCGGGTGCCGCCGGTAACATCCTGACGCTGTCGATCATTCTCGCCGCGCTCATCGAAGGTATCGTGTTCTTCTCGATCTTCCTCGCCAACAGCGCGCAGTAA
- the atpB gene encoding F0F1 ATP synthase subunit A: MRFLTSTLSVWLLALGSALAAPEAAHQGHDHLPAHAEQIFNIGPFIITNSMLMIWIVAAVLILVAQLATKKLSLVPSGLQNGVEWVVESLYNFLEGILGKHLVKRTFWFFGTIFILILASNWFGLIPGVGTVGWELSGPGADPHDTFRPFLRGGNADLNMTAAMAFTFALLWFYWAITENGLKGFFAHIFAPKGKFGGIMAAFMILVFAFVGVLEVVSILFRPVALTFRLYGNIFAGENILENMMQVVGDKTYLAWLPPLPFYFMELLVGLIQALVFMLLTAVFLKLICDHDEEHAH; encoded by the coding sequence ATGCGCTTTCTCACTTCCACCCTGTCCGTCTGGCTCCTTGCACTCGGTTCCGCCCTTGCGGCACCTGAGGCCGCTCATCAGGGGCACGATCATCTACCGGCGCATGCCGAGCAGATTTTCAACATCGGGCCGTTCATCATCACGAACTCGATGCTGATGATCTGGATCGTGGCCGCGGTGCTGATTCTCGTGGCCCAGCTTGCCACGAAGAAGCTCTCGCTGGTGCCATCCGGCCTTCAGAACGGTGTCGAGTGGGTGGTCGAAAGCCTCTACAACTTCCTCGAAGGGATCCTCGGCAAGCACCTGGTGAAACGCACCTTCTGGTTCTTCGGCACGATTTTCATCCTGATTCTCGCCTCCAACTGGTTCGGTTTGATTCCGGGCGTCGGCACCGTGGGTTGGGAGCTTTCCGGTCCGGGCGCGGATCCGCACGATACCTTCCGCCCGTTCCTGCGCGGCGGCAATGCCGACCTGAACATGACTGCGGCGATGGCCTTCACCTTCGCGCTGCTCTGGTTCTACTGGGCGATCACCGAAAACGGTCTTAAGGGTTTCTTCGCCCACATCTTCGCGCCGAAGGGCAAGTTCGGCGGCATCATGGCGGCGTTCATGATTCTGGTGTTCGCCTTCGTCGGTGTGCTGGAAGTCGTTTCGATCCTCTTCCGCCCGGTGGCGCTGACCTTCCGTCTCTACGGCAACATCTTCGCGGGTGAAAACATCCTCGAAAACATGATGCAGGTGGTGGGTGACAAGACCTATCTCGCCTGGCTGCCGCCGCTTCCCTTTTACTTCATGGAGCTGCTCGTCGGCCTGATCCAGGCCCTCGTGTTCATGCTTCTCACCGCCGTCTTCCTCAAGCTGATCTGCGATCACGACGAGGAGCACGCCCACTGA
- a CDS encoding YiiX/YebB-like N1pC/P60 family cysteine hydrolase, giving the protein MDEIIRRHVPVILAAARALPDEEGLSAELGQVRAASERGYFLPAEDEAVRLRYMQYLAVRSALLASLAEVSAAADHRGWEEGLPAFATAFAAACVLARAAKFTSDLANRHPVLWKKLDEDDLCLGLPRKTFTRAYKESVLPLTLARFQAAVEFHGIHRTRIHALRSDPLLAPVIDLLESEEPWIESGRRAAVRRHFLYRIFSFRRRHRSAWRKVMFGMFEAAGTAIADLHMPGIKPAGAPKRLGPELRAVLAPHLRPGDVIVTRHDDAVSNLFLPGFWPHAVLYLGSAEERAALGVESPAHGGGTVRFLESKKDGVRFRPMDETLAVDACVVIRPPLEGDAVATALRRAMSHEGKLYDFLFDFRSADRLACTGVIYRGFDGIGPVAFRLKEVSGRLCLPAEDLLDQALECGFQVVAVCGIGENPLLLGDPAERAFRASRRAS; this is encoded by the coding sequence ATGGACGAAATCATCCGCCGCCACGTGCCGGTGATCCTCGCGGCGGCCCGCGCATTGCCGGATGAGGAGGGTTTGTCCGCGGAACTGGGGCAGGTGCGCGCCGCTTCGGAGCGCGGCTACTTCCTGCCGGCCGAGGACGAGGCGGTACGACTACGATACATGCAGTACTTGGCGGTGCGCTCCGCCCTGCTGGCATCGCTGGCGGAGGTGTCCGCCGCCGCGGACCACCGCGGCTGGGAGGAGGGATTGCCCGCGTTCGCCACCGCCTTCGCGGCGGCCTGCGTGCTGGCGCGGGCGGCGAAGTTCACCAGCGATCTCGCGAACCGCCACCCGGTGCTGTGGAAGAAGCTGGACGAGGACGACCTGTGCCTCGGCCTGCCGCGGAAGACCTTCACGCGTGCCTACAAGGAATCCGTCTTGCCGCTCACGCTCGCGCGTTTCCAGGCAGCGGTGGAGTTCCACGGCATCCATCGTACCAGGATCCATGCCCTGCGTTCCGATCCGCTGCTCGCGCCTGTGATCGATCTCCTCGAATCGGAAGAACCGTGGATCGAGTCCGGCCGCCGCGCCGCGGTCCGGAGGCACTTCCTCTACCGGATTTTCTCGTTCCGCCGCCGCCATCGCTCGGCGTGGCGGAAGGTCATGTTCGGGATGTTCGAGGCCGCGGGCACCGCCATCGCCGATCTGCACATGCCCGGCATCAAGCCCGCGGGTGCGCCGAAGCGCCTCGGCCCGGAACTGCGCGCCGTCCTCGCGCCCCACCTCCGCCCCGGAGATGTGATCGTCACCCGCCATGATGACGCGGTGAGCAACCTGTTCCTCCCCGGATTCTGGCCCCACGCCGTTCTCTACCTCGGCAGCGCCGAGGAACGCGCTGCTCTCGGCGTGGAATCGCCCGCTCACGGCGGCGGCACGGTCCGGTTTTTGGAATCCAAGAAAGACGGCGTCCGGTTCCGACCCATGGACGAAACCCTGGCGGTGGACGCCTGCGTGGTGATCCGCCCGCCATTGGAGGGCGATGCGGTGGCAACTGCGCTCCGCCGCGCCATGTCCCACGAGGGGAAATTGTATGACTTCCTTTTCGATTTCCGCTCCGCCGACCGGCTGGCCTGCACCGGGGTCATCTACCGCGGATTCGATGGCATCGGACCGGTGGCGTTCCGTTTGAAAGAGGTCTCCGGACGGCTCTGCCTGCCTGCGGAAGACCTCCTCGATCAGGCTCTGGAATGCGGTTTCCAGGTCGTGGCGGTCTGTGGAATCGGGGAAAATCCGCTGCTGCTGGGCGACCCTGCGGAGCGGGCGTTCCGGGCCTCCCGGAGGGCCTCCTGA
- the atpF gene encoding F0F1 ATP synthase subunit B: MMSFIHILAEVAPHAEAEAHGAAGGGGVGEIFKTFHVETPFFVSQVVSFLIVAFLLKKFAFGPIQAMLEQRKSRIAEGEANLVRIQQQLADSEKHTAEAIAKANSEAQRLVNEAKESAAAFSEQKSQEAIASAQQILVKAEAAARAEREQIAADLKREFGRLVTATTAQVTGKVLNADDQKRINDEALATVEA; the protein is encoded by the coding sequence ATGATGTCCTTCATTCACATCCTTGCGGAGGTCGCTCCTCATGCCGAAGCCGAAGCGCACGGTGCCGCTGGTGGTGGTGGCGTGGGTGAAATCTTCAAGACGTTCCACGTCGAAACCCCCTTCTTTGTCAGCCAGGTCGTCAGCTTCCTGATCGTCGCCTTCCTGCTCAAGAAGTTCGCCTTCGGCCCGATCCAGGCCATGCTCGAGCAGCGCAAGTCCCGCATCGCCGAGGGTGAGGCCAATCTCGTCCGCATCCAGCAGCAGCTCGCGGATTCCGAGAAGCACACCGCCGAGGCCATCGCCAAGGCCAACTCCGAGGCCCAGCGCCTTGTGAACGAGGCCAAGGAAAGCGCCGCCGCCTTCTCCGAGCAGAAGTCGCAGGAAGCCATCGCCTCCGCCCAGCAGATTCTCGTCAAGGCCGAGGCCGCCGCCCGCGCCGAGCGCGAGCAGATCGCCGCCGACCTGAAGCGCGAGTTCGGCCGCCTCGTCACCGCCACGACCGCCCAGGTCACCGGCAAGGTGCTCAATGCCGACGACCAGAAGCGCATCAACGACGAAGCGCTCGCCACCGTCGAAGCCTGA
- a CDS encoding HU family DNA-binding protein, translating to MNKAELVEAIQKALGKDATKRAADEALDAVLGAIEKGIKKDKKVQIIGFGTFEVKKRAARLGRNPKTGESMKIAASKTVGFKASSTLKSGL from the coding sequence ATGAATAAAGCTGAACTCGTTGAAGCCATCCAGAAAGCCCTCGGAAAAGACGCGACCAAGCGCGCCGCTGACGAAGCCCTCGACGCCGTTCTCGGTGCCATCGAAAAAGGCATCAAGAAGGACAAGAAGGTCCAGATCATCGGTTTCGGCACCTTCGAAGTGAAGAAGCGCGCCGCGCGTCTCGGCCGCAACCCGAAGACCGGCGAGTCCATGAAGATCGCCGCCTCCAAAACCGTTGGCTTCAAGGCTTCCTCCACTCTCAAGAGTGGTCTGTAA
- a CDS encoding NINE protein, with product MSNDPSSPEPSPAPTQAPIPGADKKLLAGLLGILLGWTGAHKFVLGYQKEGIIQLIGSVVTCGIGGIVGIIEGIIYLTKSDQEFVDTYIKGRKPWF from the coding sequence ATGTCAAACGACCCTTCCTCTCCCGAGCCGTCGCCGGCTCCGACCCAGGCTCCCATTCCCGGTGCGGACAAGAAACTGCTGGCAGGCCTGCTTGGCATCCTGCTGGGCTGGACCGGCGCGCACAAGTTCGTGCTGGGTTACCAGAAAGAAGGCATCATCCAGCTCATCGGCAGTGTGGTGACCTGCGGCATCGGCGGCATCGTCGGTATCATCGAGGGCATCATCTATCTCACGAAGTCCGACCAGGAATTCGTCGATACCTACATCAAAGGCCGCAAGCCTTGGTTCTGA
- a CDS encoding F0F1 ATP synthase subunit delta, whose translation MKISKTATIAARRIFRSCQTAAGLDEPKLSAAIRELVATQPRDYRGILHGLKRLVRLEVERRQVTVESATDLDAASRARVEAGLTDKYGHGLTFEYRVNPALLGGLKVRVGSDVFDGSVKGRLDRLAQVF comes from the coding sequence ATGAAGATCTCCAAGACCGCCACCATCGCCGCCCGCCGGATTTTCCGCTCCTGTCAGACCGCCGCCGGTCTGGACGAGCCGAAGCTCTCCGCGGCGATCCGTGAGCTCGTGGCGACTCAGCCGCGCGACTACCGCGGCATCCTCCACGGCCTCAAGCGCCTCGTGCGCCTTGAGGTGGAGCGCCGCCAGGTGACCGTCGAAAGCGCCACCGATCTCGATGCCGCCTCCCGCGCCCGTGTCGAAGCCGGTCTCACCGACAAATACGGCCACGGCCTCACCTTCGAATACCGCGTCAATCCCGCCCTCCTCGGCGGTCTCAAGGTCCGCGTCGGCAGCGACGTCTTCGACGGCTCCGTGAAGGGCCGCCTCGACCGTCTCGCCCAAGTCTTCTGA